A single window of Balaenoptera acutorostrata chromosome X, mBalAcu1.1, whole genome shotgun sequence DNA harbors:
- the LOC103009143 gene encoding short transmembrane mitochondrial protein 1-like translates to MLQFLLGFTLGNVVGMYLAQNYDIPNLSKKPEEIKKDVDAKKKPPSS, encoded by the coding sequence ATGCTCCAGTTCCTGCTTGGATTTACTCTTGGCAACGTGGTGGGAATGTATCTGGCTCAGAACTATGACATACCAAACCTGTCTAAAAAacctgaagaaattaaaaaggacGTGGACGCCAAGAAGAAACCCCCTAGTTCATGA